In Nitratireductor thuwali, a genomic segment contains:
- a CDS encoding malonate--CoA ligase gives MSNHMFDAIRDAADPGTTFIETLDGRVWTYGDMLAFSGRLAATLEKLSVEPGDRVAVQVEKSPEALMLYLACLRAGAVYLPLNTGYTTAELDYFIGDAAPRLIVSTPAAADGIRAIAAKHGARVETLDDKGGGTLLQRARGEGAHFGDAPRGPDDLAAILYTSGTTGRSKGAMLTHDNLLSNALTLRDYWRFTETDRLIHALPIFHTHGLFVASNVILLSGASMHFLPKFDADEVLRLMPKATALMGVPTFYVRLLQHAGLNREAASGMRLFVSGSAPLLAETHKRFRERTGHAILERYGMTETNMNTSNPYDGERVAGTVGFPLPGVSLRITDPETGSPLGTEETGMIEVKGPNVFKGYWRMPEKTEAEFRPDGYFITGDLGKIDADGYVHIVGRGKDLVISGGYNIYPKEVETEIDLLTGVVESAVIGVPHPDFGEGVTAIVVRKPEAGIDENTVLGGLKDRLARYKQPKRVIFVDDLPRNTMGKMQKNVLRETYKSLYGNG, from the coding sequence ATGAGCAACCACATGTTCGACGCCATAAGGGATGCGGCCGATCCGGGCACCACCTTCATCGAGACGCTCGATGGGCGGGTATGGACATATGGTGACATGCTCGCCTTCTCCGGCCGCCTCGCGGCCACGCTGGAGAAGTTGTCGGTAGAGCCCGGCGACCGGGTCGCCGTGCAGGTGGAAAAGAGCCCCGAGGCGCTGATGCTCTATCTGGCCTGCCTGCGCGCCGGCGCTGTGTATCTGCCGCTCAACACGGGCTATACGACGGCCGAACTCGACTATTTCATCGGCGATGCGGCGCCGCGGCTGATAGTCTCGACGCCCGCTGCGGCCGACGGCATCCGCGCGATCGCGGCCAAGCACGGAGCACGCGTCGAAACGCTGGACGACAAGGGCGGCGGGACGCTGTTGCAGCGCGCGCGGGGCGAGGGCGCCCATTTCGGCGATGCGCCGCGCGGGCCCGATGATCTGGCGGCGATCCTCTACACCTCCGGTACGACGGGCCGCTCGAAGGGAGCGATGCTCACGCATGACAATCTCCTGTCGAACGCGCTGACATTGCGCGACTACTGGCGGTTCACCGAGACCGACCGTCTGATCCACGCTCTGCCGATCTTCCACACGCATGGGCTTTTTGTCGCCTCCAACGTCATCCTCCTGTCCGGCGCATCAATGCACTTTCTGCCGAAATTCGACGCCGACGAGGTGTTGCGGCTGATGCCGAAGGCGACCGCGTTGATGGGGGTGCCGACCTTCTATGTGCGACTGCTGCAGCATGCGGGGCTGAACCGTGAGGCAGCGTCCGGCATGCGCCTTTTCGTCTCCGGCTCGGCACCGCTGCTTGCCGAGACCCACAAGCGGTTCCGCGAGAGGACGGGCCACGCCATTCTCGAACGCTACGGCATGACCGAAACGAATATGAACACGTCGAACCCCTATGACGGAGAGCGCGTCGCCGGCACTGTCGGTTTTCCCCTTCCGGGGGTTTCGCTGCGCATCACGGACCCCGAGACGGGCAGCCCGCTCGGCACGGAAGAGACGGGCATGATCGAGGTGAAGGGCCCCAATGTCTTCAAGGGCTATTGGCGCATGCCGGAAAAGACGGAGGCCGAATTCCGCCCGGACGGATACTTCATCACCGGCGATCTCGGCAAGATCGACGCGGACGGCTATGTTCACATCGTGGGGCGCGGCAAGGATCTCGTGATCTCCGGCGGATACAACATCTATCCCAAGGAGGTCGAGACCGAGATCGACCTGCTTACCGGCGTGGTCGAAAGCGCGGTCATCGGCGTGCCGCATCCCGATTTCGGCGAGGGCGTCACGGCGATTGTCGTGCGCAAGCCGGAGGCCGGCATAGACGAGAACACAGTGCTCGGCGGCCTCAAGGACAGGCTCGCGCGCTACAAGCAGCCCAAGCGGGTGATCTTTGTCGACGACTTGCCGCGCAACACTATGGGCAAGATGCAGAAGAACGTCCTGCGCGAGACCTACAAGTCGCTTTACGGGAATGGCTGA
- a CDS encoding Lrp/AsnC family transcriptional regulator, with translation MKESSEKQALDRIDRKILRQLQRDGRLTNADLARLVDVSPATCHRRTERLFKAGYIRGVHAAVAPGRVERGALVMVGVVLDRSTPESFAAFETAVRKLPFILDCHLVAGDFDYFLKIRVRDMADFNRLHGSRLIALPGVRQTRTFFVMKEVVDGALLDF, from the coding sequence ATGAAAGAATCTTCCGAGAAGCAGGCGCTGGACAGGATCGACCGGAAGATCCTGCGGCAATTGCAGCGCGACGGCCGGTTAACGAACGCGGATCTGGCCAGGCTGGTCGATGTCAGCCCGGCCACCTGCCACCGCCGCACCGAGCGGCTGTTCAAAGCCGGCTATATTCGCGGTGTCCACGCCGCGGTCGCCCCCGGGCGTGTCGAGCGTGGAGCACTGGTGATGGTCGGCGTGGTTCTCGACCGCTCGACGCCGGAGAGCTTTGCAGCCTTCGAGACCGCGGTCAGGAAACTGCCGTTCATCCTCGATTGCCATCTGGTTGCCGGCGACTTCGATTATTTTCTCAAGATCCGCGTACGCGACATGGCCGATTTCAATCGCCTGCACGGCAGCCGGCTGATCGCCCTGCCCGGCGTGCGCCAGACGCGAACCTTCTTTGTCATGAAGGAGGTGGTGGACGGGGCGCTGCTCGATTTCTAG
- a CDS encoding 1-aminocyclopropane-1-carboxylate deaminase, translated as MLEKFERYPLTFGPTHIEKLERLTAHLGGEVELYAKREDCNSGLAFGGNKLRKLEYIVPDAIASGADTLVSIGGVQSNHTRMVAATAARIGFKCRLVQESWVPHEDAVYDRVGNILLSRVMGADVELVDEGFDIGIRESWENALKDVEAKGGKPYPIPAGASVHKYGGLGYVGFAEEVRAQEKELGFKFDYIVVCTVTGSTHAGMLVGFAADGRARNVIGIDASATPAQTKAQVLDIAQKTAALVELGRAIEEDDVVLNEDYAYPVYGVPSQETKEAIRLCARLEGMITDPVYEGKSMQGMIDLVKKGFFPEGSNVLYAHLGGVPAINGYSYAFRNG; from the coding sequence ATGCTGGAAAAATTCGAGCGCTACCCGCTCACCTTCGGACCCACCCATATCGAGAAACTGGAGCGCCTGACGGCCCATCTGGGCGGCGAGGTGGAGCTTTACGCGAAGCGCGAGGACTGCAATTCGGGCCTTGCCTTCGGCGGCAACAAGCTGCGCAAGCTGGAGTATATCGTGCCCGACGCCATCGCCTCCGGCGCCGACACGCTGGTGTCGATCGGCGGCGTGCAATCGAACCACACGCGCATGGTGGCGGCGACGGCGGCCAGGATCGGCTTCAAATGCCGCCTGGTGCAGGAAAGCTGGGTGCCGCATGAGGACGCCGTCTACGACCGGGTCGGCAACATCCTGTTGAGCCGAGTCATGGGCGCGGATGTGGAACTGGTCGACGAAGGCTTCGATATCGGCATCCGCGAGAGCTGGGAAAATGCGCTGAAGGACGTGGAGGCAAAGGGCGGCAAGCCCTATCCCATCCCCGCGGGCGCCTCGGTGCATAAATATGGCGGGCTGGGCTATGTGGGCTTCGCAGAGGAGGTGCGCGCGCAGGAAAAGGAGCTCGGCTTCAAGTTCGACTATATCGTGGTCTGCACGGTGACCGGCTCGACGCATGCCGGCATGCTGGTCGGTTTTGCTGCGGACGGTCGGGCGCGCAACGTCATCGGCATCGACGCCTCGGCAACGCCGGCGCAGACCAAGGCTCAAGTGCTCGACATCGCGCAGAAGACGGCGGCGCTTGTGGAACTGGGTCGCGCGATCGAGGAAGACGACGTGGTGCTCAATGAGGACTACGCCTATCCCGTCTATGGCGTGCCATCGCAGGAAACCAAAGAGGCGATCCGCCTTTGCGCGCGGCTGGAAGGCATGATCACCGACCCCGTCTATGAGGGAAAATCCATGCAGGGCATGATCGACCTGGTGAAAAAGGGGTTCTTCCCGGAGGGCTCGAACGTGCTCTACGCGCATCTGGGCGGCGTGCCGGCGATCAATGGCTACAGCTACGCCTTCCGCAACGGCTGA
- a CDS encoding Lrp/AsnC family transcriptional regulator, translating into MSAPSAKKTDTIRPEPTPRSMLDAFDRKILGALTVGAGISFAELGQTVGLSAPAVHDRVKKLCAAGFARAERRRCSMGLQPASRSQPLFISIPSAGGRRRSSCRSPACRRWKKFTGNGRHEHVGQGALRLKVARVKPSRASPCGPERGEHQELYRFVDLPRTPVIHFLECLQPLRKA; encoded by the coding sequence ATGTCGGCGCCGAGTGCGAAAAAAACAGACACCATTCGGCCGGAGCCTACGCCAAGGTCCATGCTCGATGCATTCGACCGAAAGATATTAGGCGCGCTGACCGTTGGCGCCGGGATCAGCTTTGCAGAGCTTGGGCAGACGGTTGGCCTCTCGGCTCCCGCGGTTCACGACCGAGTGAAGAAGCTGTGTGCGGCGGGCTTTGCGCGCGCCGAACGGCGGCGCTGCTCGATGGGCCTGCAACCGGCAAGCCGCTCCCAGCCGTTGTTCATATCGATACCGTCGGCTGGGGGGCGACGAAGGAGCTCATGTCGATCGCCGGCTTGCCGGAGGTGGAAGAAGTTCACCGGTAACGGGCGACACGAGCATGTCGGTCAAGGTGCGCTGCGCCTCAAGGTCGCGCGCGTGAAGCCTTCTCGTGCGTCTCCATGCGGCCCCGAGCGCGGAGAGCACCAAGAGCTATATCGTTTTGTCGACTTGCCTCGAACGCCCGTAATCCACTTTCTGGAATGCCTTCAGCCGTTGCGGAAGGCGTAG
- a CDS encoding dihydrofolate reductase family protein, with amino-acid sequence MGKLTYGMMMSLDGFVADPSAHFDDEVLAFINDEMRKTGTEIYGRRMYESMVFWETYDEQKSGSEHAKEFARLWKGLDKLVVSSTLERASSDKTRIARAFRPEEIRRLKAGASKDIAVAGPTLAAHFIKAGLIDEYALYFVPVVIGAGNPVFKGIEGRLDLDLVEERRFSTGMVFLRYAPRNPGMSA; translated from the coding sequence ATGGGAAAGCTGACATACGGGATGATGATGTCGCTCGACGGCTTCGTCGCCGATCCGTCGGCCCATTTCGACGATGAGGTCCTTGCGTTCATCAACGATGAGATGCGCAAGACCGGTACGGAAATTTACGGACGGCGGATGTACGAATCCATGGTCTTCTGGGAAACCTACGACGAACAAAAGAGCGGGTCCGAACACGCGAAGGAATTTGCTCGTCTCTGGAAGGGGCTCGACAAGCTGGTCGTCTCGTCGACGCTGGAACGGGCGTCGAGTGACAAAACGCGGATCGCGCGCGCGTTCCGGCCGGAGGAAATCCGGCGCCTCAAGGCGGGAGCGTCCAAGGACATCGCAGTCGCCGGTCCAACGCTGGCCGCGCATTTCATCAAGGCAGGACTGATAGACGAATACGCGCTCTACTTTGTTCCGGTGGTAATCGGCGCCGGCAATCCGGTCTTCAAAGGTATCGAGGGGCGACTGGATCTCGATCTTGTCGAAGAGCGCAGATTTTCCACGGGCATGGTGTTCCTGCGCTATGCGCCGCGAAACCCCGGAATGTCCGCATGA
- a CDS encoding class I SAM-dependent methyltransferase, giving the protein MTFNRADFYDAELRRHNEHLRSAFKIGMRDHVLDVGCGAGQSTRDAARISREGSVLGVDVSDALLQVARRRSKQEGLRNIAFELGDAQTKAFPAAHFDVCISRFGVMFFADPIAAFTNIGQAMRPGARLVLMVWQSADRNEWATAIPNTLFPGTDPSGAATFSLADPGVTRSILAKAGFASVEFAEVREPVFYGPDIDAAYDAVTSLFMASDDQKSAEPEDASRRLRALLASHLTSDGVLFDSRAWIITAHKP; this is encoded by the coding sequence ATGACCTTCAATCGCGCTGATTTCTATGACGCCGAACTGCGCCGCCACAACGAACATCTGCGATCTGCCTTCAAGATCGGCATGCGGGACCACGTGCTCGATGTTGGCTGCGGCGCAGGACAATCCACGCGAGACGCCGCCCGCATCTCTCGGGAAGGGAGCGTTCTTGGCGTCGACGTTTCGGACGCGCTGCTGCAGGTCGCCCGCCGGCGCAGCAAGCAAGAAGGACTGCGCAACATCGCGTTCGAACTGGGTGATGCACAGACCAAGGCGTTCCCTGCCGCGCATTTCGATGTCTGCATCAGCCGTTTCGGTGTAATGTTCTTTGCCGACCCCATCGCCGCTTTCACCAACATTGGCCAGGCAATGCGCCCCGGAGCGCGCCTTGTGCTCATGGTGTGGCAGTCTGCCGACCGCAATGAATGGGCCACCGCCATTCCGAACACGCTGTTTCCAGGGACAGATCCATCCGGCGCCGCCACATTCTCGCTCGCTGACCCGGGAGTGACGAGGTCCATTCTGGCAAAGGCCGGTTTTGCTTCGGTCGAATTTGCCGAAGTGCGTGAGCCCGTCTTCTATGGTCCCGATATCGATGCTGCCTATGACGCCGTGACCAGCCTATTCATGGCGTCGGATGACCAGAAGAGCGCCGAGCCTGAGGACGCCTCTCGGCGACTGCGCGCCTTGCTGGCGTCGCATCTGACTTCGGACGGCGTGCTATTCGATTCGCGCGCCTGGATAATTACAGCGCACAAACCGTAA
- a CDS encoding SIR2 family NAD-dependent protein deacylase: MSGQAREIEDLARSIRERRSILFVGAGISMSVGLPSWDSLIEHMERELEVGPEVVERRQGGYQTLAEYYRLKFGSLGPLRSWMDRHWMVSRDKVRDSPLHRLIVELDFPAICTTNYDRNLEVAFEIHGKPFAKVVNARDIAQAGPDVTQIVKFHGDFDDDASLVLTETDYFDRLAFDSPLDVKFRADALGNTVLFIGYSLSDMNIRLLLHRLWQTWHWSGREDDRPQSYVFMPRRNSVEEAVLARWGITMLTDDEAGDAQEATYRFLCRLKEAVASIS, translated from the coding sequence ATGTCCGGCCAGGCCAGAGAAATCGAGGATCTTGCGCGCTCCATCCGCGAACGCCGCTCCATACTGTTTGTCGGCGCCGGTATCTCGATGAGCGTGGGCCTGCCCTCCTGGGACAGCCTGATCGAGCACATGGAACGCGAACTCGAGGTCGGTCCTGAGGTGGTTGAGCGAAGGCAAGGCGGCTACCAGACATTGGCCGAATACTACAGGCTGAAGTTCGGCAGCCTCGGCCCGCTCAGGAGCTGGATGGACAGGCACTGGATGGTCTCGCGCGACAAGGTGCGGGATTCACCGTTGCACAGGCTGATCGTGGAGCTCGACTTCCCGGCCATCTGCACCACGAACTACGATCGCAATCTGGAGGTGGCATTCGAGATCCACGGCAAGCCTTTCGCCAAGGTGGTCAATGCACGCGACATCGCGCAGGCGGGTCCGGACGTGACGCAGATCGTCAAGTTCCACGGCGACTTCGACGATGATGCTTCTCTGGTGCTCACGGAGACGGACTATTTCGACAGATTGGCCTTCGACTCGCCGCTGGATGTGAAGTTCCGCGCCGACGCCCTCGGCAACACGGTTCTGTTCATCGGCTACAGCCTCTCCGACATGAACATCCGGCTTCTCCTCCATCGCCTGTGGCAGACATGGCACTGGTCCGGCCGTGAGGATGACCGGCCGCAGTCCTACGTTTTCATGCCGCGCCGCAATTCCGTGGAAGAGGCGGTCCTCGCCCGATGGGGCATTACCATGCTGACGGATGATGAGGCCGGGGATGCACAGGAAGCCACCTACCGCTTCCTGTGCAGGTTGAAGGAAGCCGTTGCCTCGATCTCCTGA
- a CDS encoding NUDIX domain-containing protein codes for MKTRIAGRKVVYSGYVTVSKNNILTGDREIEREIVDQADAAAILPFDPERKVATLVRLLRAPVLLRGLQEELLEAPAGVIDPGEGAAEAARRELLEETGLTPNRVEHVATVWSTPGVSTERVALYLATYSPDSRNGEGGGLDGENENITVVELPLATLADSRRILDMKTLTLVLAMRLRRPELFGAEAGTSNSTEG; via the coding sequence ATGAAGACGCGTATTGCCGGGCGGAAAGTCGTCTACTCCGGATATGTCACGGTATCGAAGAACAATATCCTGACTGGCGATCGGGAAATCGAGCGCGAGATCGTCGATCAAGCCGATGCCGCCGCGATCCTGCCTTTCGATCCCGAGCGCAAGGTGGCGACACTGGTGCGGCTGTTGCGGGCCCCTGTTTTGCTGCGGGGGCTCCAGGAGGAGTTGCTTGAAGCTCCCGCCGGAGTGATCGATCCAGGCGAGGGGGCTGCGGAGGCGGCGCGGCGCGAGCTTCTCGAGGAAACCGGCCTCACGCCCAACCGCGTCGAGCATGTCGCTACCGTCTGGAGCACGCCCGGTGTGTCGACCGAGCGGGTGGCGCTGTATCTTGCGACCTATTCGCCTGACAGCAGAAATGGCGAAGGCGGCGGGCTTGATGGTGAGAACGAGAACATAACGGTGGTGGAGCTTCCTTTGGCAACGCTTGCCGACAGCCGCCGGATCCTCGACATGAAAACGCTGACCCTCGTCCTCGCGATGAGACTGCGTCGCCCCGAGCTTTTCGGCGCGGAGGCCGGAACGTCCAACTCTACCGAGGGTTAG
- a CDS encoding NAD(P)/FAD-dependent oxidoreductase — protein sequence MSARAKYPDAFDCIVVGAGPAGLLAATYLGRYRRRVVVADAGDSRARRIPRINNCPGFPDGISGRDLLARLREQAALYGARFFDRAVESIERTEAGFAADCGAARLRAPRLLLATGVVDLIPDLPEIDKNIDRGTLRLCPVCDGFEAVDKKIAVFGISDHALREAVFLRTYSPNVTLLANDPDQVPAHIRAGAGKAGIGICDNAGDIQSGSGGYEALLRDGEKRPFDVIYPALGCNVRSELAVAVGVQRDEAGHILVGPHQRASVDGIFAAGDVVHSLNQIAVAFGQAATAATAIHNSLGAEDVKE from the coding sequence ATGAGTGCCCGAGCGAAGTATCCCGACGCGTTCGACTGCATCGTGGTCGGCGCGGGCCCCGCCGGTCTGCTCGCGGCCACCTATCTGGGGCGGTACCGCCGCCGGGTGGTGGTCGCCGACGCAGGGGACAGCCGTGCGCGGAGAATTCCCCGTATCAACAACTGCCCCGGCTTTCCCGATGGGATCAGCGGCCGTGATCTGCTGGCCAGATTGCGCGAGCAAGCTGCCCTTTATGGCGCGCGGTTCTTCGACCGTGCGGTCGAAAGCATAGAACGCACCGAGGCCGGCTTCGCAGCCGACTGCGGAGCCGCAAGGCTGAGGGCGCCGCGTCTGCTTCTTGCCACGGGGGTCGTCGATCTCATTCCCGATCTTCCGGAGATCGACAAGAATATCGACCGCGGAACGCTTCGCCTCTGCCCCGTCTGCGATGGCTTTGAGGCCGTCGACAAGAAGATCGCCGTGTTCGGCATCAGCGATCATGCGCTCCGGGAAGCGGTCTTCCTCAGGACATACTCCCCGAACGTGACGCTTCTGGCGAATGATCCCGATCAGGTTCCGGCTCATATCCGTGCCGGGGCAGGGAAGGCCGGGATCGGCATCTGCGACAATGCCGGCGACATCCAATCCGGCAGCGGAGGCTACGAAGCCTTGCTCCGAGACGGGGAGAAAAGACCGTTCGACGTCATCTACCCCGCGCTTGGCTGCAATGTGCGGTCGGAATTGGCCGTTGCGGTCGGTGTTCAACGCGATGAGGCTGGTCATATCCTGGTGGGGCCGCATCAGCGGGCGAGCGTCGACGGGATCTTCGCCGCCGGGGACGTGGTGCATTCGTTGAACCAGATAGCGGTGGCGTTCGGTCAGGCGGCTACCGCCGCGACCGCCATCCACAACAGCCTCGGCGCGGAAGACGTGAAAGAGTAG
- a CDS encoding DUF2934 domain-containing protein encodes MDREDRIRRRAYDLWVSEGRPEGRDIEHWQQASEQIDSEDRSLAESGRGDSSAGGLSSGLQPGGTVPGKASPGSGVGSIGSAGGQTAGKASGNARKRK; translated from the coding sequence GTGGACCGGGAAGATAGAATCAGACGTCGTGCCTACGATCTGTGGGTGAGCGAAGGCCGGCCCGAGGGCCGCGACATCGAGCATTGGCAGCAAGCCAGCGAACAGATCGACAGCGAAGATCGATCCCTCGCCGAGAGCGGCAGAGGCGATTCAAGCGCTGGCGGGCTTTCGAGCGGGCTGCAGCCGGGAGGCACGGTCCCAGGCAAAGCGAGCCCCGGCTCCGGCGTTGGATCAATCGGGAGCGCAGGCGGGCAAACGGCCGGCAAGGCGAGCGGGAATGCCAGGAAGAGAAAGTAG
- a CDS encoding choline sulfate utilization transcriptional regulator, with the protein MKDRLLDVGWLRIFDAVGRLGSLTRAAQELGLSQPAVTYQIRRVEDQLGVQLFHRSQGGSRLSEPGEALFRAVHSGLERIDEAARDIRRKARAPAIRIFTDYGFAAFWLMPRVADFRRLHPQVEVHIVASQSLEDDLEENADAAVLFGGKDDFPDTARLLMPERVVPVCTPGFLARFGPFEEAAALAKAPLLHLETSGRPRWLTWTTWLAAQGVTREPAQGDLGLNTYSFVVQAALAEQGIALGWIGLVDAFLAAGTLVAIAPEVQRKDFGYWLVPHRPATGAAQALTQWLVDEA; encoded by the coding sequence ATGAAAGACCGATTATTGGACGTGGGCTGGCTGCGCATCTTCGATGCGGTCGGCAGACTGGGCAGCCTGACACGGGCTGCGCAGGAACTGGGCCTTTCGCAGCCGGCGGTGACCTATCAGATCAGGCGCGTCGAGGACCAACTCGGGGTCCAGCTTTTCCATCGCTCGCAGGGCGGGAGCCGGCTTTCAGAGCCGGGAGAGGCGCTCTTCCGCGCCGTCCATTCCGGGTTGGAGCGCATCGACGAGGCAGCACGCGACATCCGGCGGAAGGCGAGGGCGCCGGCCATCCGGATCTTCACCGACTATGGTTTCGCCGCGTTCTGGTTGATGCCGCGCGTGGCCGATTTCCGCCGCCTGCACCCGCAGGTGGAAGTGCATATCGTCGCCTCGCAAAGCCTGGAGGACGATCTGGAGGAAAATGCCGATGCGGCGGTGCTGTTCGGCGGGAAGGACGATTTTCCCGATACGGCCCGGCTCCTGATGCCGGAGCGTGTCGTGCCGGTTTGCACTCCCGGCTTCCTCGCCCGGTTCGGCCCCTTCGAGGAGGCTGCCGCGCTCGCCAAGGCGCCGCTGCTTCATCTTGAAACATCCGGCAGACCGCGCTGGCTCACCTGGACGACCTGGCTTGCCGCGCAGGGCGTGACACGCGAACCCGCACAGGGCGACCTAGGGCTCAATACCTACAGCTTCGTAGTCCAGGCAGCCCTTGCGGAGCAAGGCATCGCCCTCGGTTGGATCGGTCTGGTGGATGCCTTCCTGGCGGCCGGTACTCTCGTCGCAATTGCCCCGGAGGTGCAGCGCAAGGATTTCGGCTATTGGCTGGTGCCACACCGGCCGGCAACCGGCGCTGCGCAAGCGCTCACGCAATGGCTGGTCGACGAGGCCTGA
- a CDS encoding choline ABC transporter substrate-binding protein: protein MAHRRFCLAVAAILSLSAPALAADPESCKTIRLSDPGWTDISSTNAIASVLLEGLGYAPEVQTLSVLVGYQSLKNQDIDVFLGNWMPAQQKFVDDLNAANAAEVLVKNLTGAKFTLAVPNYVAEMGVRDFSDLDAHADAFDREIYGIEPGAPANENIQRMIAADDFGLGDWSVVESSEAGMLAQVARAERAQEPIVFLAWAPHPMNQNFDITYLAGGDDYFGPDYGGAEVFTLARSGWSEQCPNAAQFFRNLVFTIEMENEMMGKILDEGKDPKAAAAEFLKAHPEVLEPWLAEVATLEGEPGLPAVKASLGL, encoded by the coding sequence ATGGCACACCGTCGCTTCTGCCTTGCAGTCGCCGCTATCCTTTCTCTCAGCGCCCCGGCTCTGGCCGCCGACCCGGAGAGCTGCAAGACCATCCGCCTCTCCGACCCCGGATGGACGGACATCAGCTCGACCAACGCCATTGCCTCCGTCCTCCTCGAAGGCCTTGGCTACGCACCTGAGGTCCAGACCCTATCGGTGCTCGTCGGATACCAGTCCCTGAAGAACCAGGACATTGACGTGTTTCTCGGCAATTGGATGCCGGCACAGCAGAAATTCGTCGACGACCTCAACGCCGCCAATGCCGCCGAGGTGCTGGTCAAGAACCTTACCGGAGCGAAGTTCACCCTGGCGGTGCCGAATTATGTGGCCGAGATGGGCGTGCGTGACTTCAGCGATCTCGATGCCCATGCCGACGCTTTCGACCGGGAGATCTACGGCATCGAGCCCGGCGCCCCCGCCAATGAGAACATCCAGCGCATGATCGCGGCCGACGATTTCGGCCTCGGAGACTGGAGCGTCGTGGAATCGAGCGAGGCGGGAATGCTCGCCCAGGTGGCGCGCGCCGAAAGGGCACAGGAGCCGATCGTGTTCCTCGCCTGGGCGCCGCATCCGATGAACCAGAACTTCGACATCACCTATCTGGCGGGAGGCGACGACTATTTCGGGCCGGACTATGGCGGCGCGGAGGTGTTCACGCTGGCACGCTCCGGCTGGTCCGAGCAATGCCCCAACGCCGCGCAATTCTTCCGCAACCTCGTTTTCACCATCGAAATGGAGAACGAGATGATGGGCAAGATCCTGGACGAGGGGAAGGATCCGAAGGCTGCCGCCGCCGAATTCCTCAAGGCTCATCCAGAGGTGCTCGAACCGTGGCTCGCGGAGGTCGCAACGCTCGAGGGCGAGCCCGGCCTTCCGGCGGTAAAAGCGTCCCTCGGCCTATAG